Proteins from one Fragaria vesca subsp. vesca linkage group LG6, FraVesHawaii_1.0, whole genome shotgun sequence genomic window:
- the LOC101308992 gene encoding uncharacterized protein LOC101308992 has protein sequence MEDKHNLGATSAQAQGVVGSNTLIDRFSALPNEVVLHIMSSTEVKDLIRLRCVSKKCKKLSLSVPSLNIDGSSSIYKKSKSKRLNLLNHLDRFLMQRKDCKIGRLRIAWSFNGANTSEEQFRIATWIITAVSCNIEYLELVFSIDNGSTFELPYDLLDCSTLKTLKVDLSSKTLRLPALAVPSNLQRLHLKEVIISEEVWKWISSLHLTELRLEHVNGIGSVTVEIPSLIKFHLEFVYYQNRISKLLISGAKLEDIDVRGPFNERGLDSLKIVASNLRRLKLLGYLMNQLSLGRFTFLEKAELFLSPTADDNGKLFEVFSSVSRTKVLHLDEKTIEVLRDGPVQLPLHDISCFRAYLVRLTDDIVPNIAHLLRGMPNLNTLFIATSPSLLYELFPYYNWFYRGRLVPYDEVKENAPGSGCNKSYWSSQNLACIDQLKEVRLELSNGTNELDLACYILENAKNLKKMVIIHTYHQSPAVRMINACNLSSCDARVLFYRRKKPTLMDLVGYQHGHNIGPRVLAQ, from the exons TAGGGGCTACAAGTGCTCAAGCCCAAGGAGTTGTTGGATCTAACACCTTGATAGACAGATTTAGTGCTCTTCCAAACGAAGTGGTACTGCATATCATGTCATCTACAGAAGTCAAGGACTTAATTCGACTGAGATGCGTATCAAAAAAATGCAAAAAGCTTTCTCTCTCAGTGCCCTCACTAAATATTGACGGATCTTCATCCATCTACAAGAAATCCAAGTCGAAGCGGCTGAACTTGTTGAATCACTTGGATAGGTTCTTAATGCAACGTAAGGATTGCAAGATAGGACGGTTACGTATTGCTTGGTCCTTCAACGGTGCAAATACCTCGGAGGAGCAATTTCGAATAGCCACATGGATAATCACTGCAGTTAGCTGCAATATCGAATATCTTGAGCTAGTTTTCTCTATCGATAATGGCTCGACATTTGAGTTGCCATATGACCTCCTTGATTGTTCAACTTTGAAGACTCTAAAGGTGGACTTGAGCAGCAAGACTCTTAGACTTCCCGCTTTGGCTGTTCCCTCCAATCTCCAGCGCCTGCATTTGAAGGAAGTCATCATATCTGAAGAGGTTTGGAAATGGATCTCCAGCTTACATCTTACAGAATTGCGGCTTGAACATGTTAATGGGATTGGAAGCGTCACCGTTGAAATCCCGTCATTGATAAAATTCCATCTTGAATTTGTGTATTATCAAAATAGGATCTCCAAGCTTCTCATCTCAGGTGCTAAACTTGAAGACATAGATGTACGTGGGCCATTTAATGAACGTGGATTAGACTCATTGAAAATTGTTGCTTCAAATCTTAGACGTCTGAAATTGCTGGGTTATCTGATGAATCAACTATCTCTTGGGAGATTTACATTTCTAGAAAAAGCCGAGCTTTTCCTATCTCCTACAGCAGATGACAATGGAAAGCTATTTGAAGTTTTCAGCAGTGTAAGCAGGACGAAAGTTCTTCATCTCGATGAAAAGACCATAGAG GTATTGAGGGATGGTCCCGTGCAATTGCCATTACATGATATCAGTTGCTTTCGAGCTTATCTTGTGAGGTTGACCGACGACATTGTCCCAAATATAGCCCATCTTCTTCGTGGGATGCCTAATTTGAACACTTTGTTCATAGCAACTTCACCATCCTTGCTCTATGAACTCTTTCCTTATTATAATTGGTTTTATAGAGGAAGATTGGTCCCTTACGATGAGGTCAAAGAGAATGCTCCT GGAAGCGGGTGTAATAAAAGTTATTGGAGTTCACAAAACCTGGCTTGTATTGATCAGCTTAAGGAGGTGAGATTAGAGCTTTCCAATGGAACTAACGAATTGGACTTGGCATGCTACATACTAGAGAATGCCAAGAATTTGAAGAAAATGGTCATCATTCATACATATCACCAATCACCCGCTGTAAGGATGATCAATGCATGCAACCTGAGTTCATGTGATGCCCGAGTTCTGTTCTACAGGAGGAAAAAACCGACCCTGATGGATCTTGTTGGATACCAACATGGACACAACATTGGACCTCGTGTGTTAGCCCAATGA